A genomic region of Metopolophium dirhodum isolate CAU chromosome 1, ASM1992520v1, whole genome shotgun sequence contains the following coding sequences:
- the LOC132935989 gene encoding ornithine aminotransferase, mitochondrial-like, translated as MSGLQNRSSQLLKYTRLFNNGSVTRLTSSTAKSSAEVIQREKKVSANNYDPSPVVISRGEGIFMWDVEGKKYYDFVGGFATLNQGHCHPKIIKAMTDQLNKLHHTSRAIFHDSLYELNEFLTKQFDYEKVLNMNTGVEGGESSVKIARKWGYRVKKIPQNQAQVVFAHGNFWGRTIAAISASTDPTSFDEFGPHVPGYQIVPYDDLGKLEQALRNPNVCAFMVEPLQGEAGAVVPTLGYLKGVRELCTKYNVLWIDDEVQAGLGRTGKMLAVDYENVKPDLLILGKALSGGVYPISAVLGNSEIMDVLTPGTHGSTYGGNALACKVALASLDVIISEGLVENAFKMGEIFRSELTARLNKDKVVQVRGRGLLNAIVLNTEGVSNVYKLNNELKSNGMISKPIGSGALRFSPPLIITEAQLREGIDIIVNTINDFKN; from the exons ATGTCAGGCCTACAAAATCGTAGTTCTCAGTTACTCAAGTACACAAGACTTTTCAATAATGGCAGTGTCACACGGTTAACTTCAAGTACTGCTAAATCATCTGCTGAAGTGATTCAACGAGAGAAAAAAGTGTCTGCGAACAATTATGATCCTAGCCCCGTGGTCATCTCCAGAGGAGAAG GGATTTTTATGTGGGATGttgaaggaaaaaaatattacgactTTGTTGGAGGATTTGCCACCCTTAATCAGGGTCACTGTCATCCAAAAATTATTAAGGCTATGACAGATCAATTAAACAAACTTCATCACACGTCAAGAGCTATATTTCACGATTCACTGTATGAACTTAATGAGTTCTTGACTAAACAGTTTGATTATGAAAAAGTTTTGAACATGAATActg GTGTCGAGGGAGGAGAGTCTAGTGTCAAAATTGCCAGAAAATGGGGATATAGAGTGAAAAAAATTCCACAAAATCAAGCACAAGTTGTATTTGCCCATGGTAATTTTTGGGGAAGAACAATCGCTGCCATTTCTGCATCCACAGATCCAACTTCCTTCGATGAATTTGGACCTCATGTTCCTGGTTATCAAATAGTGCCTTATGATGATTTAGGAAAATTAGAG CAAGCATTGAGAAACCCAAACGTGTGTGCATTCATGGTGGAACCGTTACAAGGCGAAGCAGGAGCAGTGGTACCTACTCTAGGCTACTTGAAAGGAGTTCGTGAGCTTTGCACAAAATACAACGTCCTTTGGATCGATGATGAAGTACAAGCTGGACTGGGTAGAACCGGAAAAATGTTAGCAGTCgattatgaaaatgttaaacCGGATCTGTTGATCCTAGGTAAAGCACTGTCCGGTGGAGTGTACCCG ATTTCTGCGGTATTGGGTAACAGTGAAATAATGGATGTTCTTACTCCTGGTACTCACGGGTCGACATATGGTGGAAATGCGTTAGCATGTAAGGTCGCACTGGCTTCACTAGACGTAATCATAAGCGAAGGTTTAGTAGAAAACGCATTCAAGATGGGTGAGATCTTCAGGTCAGAGCTCACTGCCCGTTTGAACAAAGACAAAGTTGTTCAAGTCAGAGGAAGAGGTTTGCTGAATGCTATCGTATTAAACACAG AAGGCGTATCCAATGTCTACAAACTAAACAATGAACTGAAATCCAATGGAATGATTTCCAAGCCTATTGGGTCAGGTGCATTGAGATTCTCGCCACCATTAATAATTACAGAAGCACAATTACGTGAAGGAATTGACATAATTGTAAACactataaatgattttaaaaactaa